The following coding sequences lie in one Lolium perenne isolate Kyuss_39 chromosome 2, Kyuss_2.0, whole genome shotgun sequence genomic window:
- the LOC127322859 gene encoding MADS-box transcription factor 18, producing MGRGPVQLRRIENKINRQVTFSKRRSGLLKKAHEISVLCDAEVALIVFSTKGKLYEYSSQDSNMDVILERYQRYSFEERAIVDQNIGGQANWGDEFGSLKIKLDALQKSQRQLLGEQLDPLTTKELQQLEQQLDSSLKHIRSRKNQLLFESISELQKKEKSLKDQNGVLQKHLVETEKEKSNVLSNIHHREQTNGAANIHRREQMNETTHIHNQEQLNGATTSSPSPTPVAVLDSVATLNIGSSQSREAAGEEPESQPSPAQANSGKLPPWMLRTISNR from the exons ATGGGGCGCGGGCCGGTGCAGCTGCGGCGGATCGAGAACAAGATAAACCGCCAGGTCACCTTCTCCAAGCGCCGGAGCGGGCTGCTCAAGAAGGCGCACGAGATCTCCGTGCTCTGCGACGCTGAGGTCGCGCTCATCGTATTCTCCACCAAGGGAAAGCTCTACGAGTACTCCAGCCAGGACAG TAACATGGATGTCATTCTTGAACGTTACCAGCGTTACTCATTCGAAGAAAGAGCTATAGTGGATCAAAATATTGGAGGCCAG GCAAATTGGGGAGATGAATTTGGAAGTTTGAAAATTAAACTCGATGCACTCCAGAAGAGTCAAAG GCAACTCTTAGGTGAACAATTGGACCCACTGACCACAAAAGAACTTCAACAATTGGAACAGCAGCTAGATAGTTCTTTGAAGCACATAAGGTCAAGAAAG AATCAGCTTCTGTTTGAGTCAATATCTGAGCTTCAGAAGAAG GAGAAGTCACTTAAAGATCAGAATGGCGTCCTGCAGAAG CACCTCGTGGAGACAGAAAAGGAGAAAAGTAACGTTTTATCGAATATTCATCACCGAGAGCAGACGAATGGAGCAGCAAATATTCATCGCCGGGAGCAGATGAATGAAACAACACATATTCATAACCAGGAGCAGCTCAATGGAGCAACAACAAGCTCACCGTCACCTACACCAGTGGCGGTCCTAGATTCCGTGGCAACTCTAAATATTGG GTCATCTCAATCTAGAGAAGCAGCAGGAGAGGAGCCAGAATCTCAGCCGTCCCCGGCACAAGCAAACAGCGGCAAGCTACCACCATGGATGCTCCGCACCATCAGTAACAGATGA